In Antedon mediterranea chromosome 10, ecAntMedi1.1, whole genome shotgun sequence, one genomic interval encodes:
- the LOC140059756 gene encoding uncharacterized protein: MASTNTLCNELSRNINTMQPPAKPKRRNSEKRKEKSRNAARCRRGKETEIYYELARQLPLPSNVCQHLDKAGIMRLCISYIRTRQLIPDTIGEMCMRNKENDSKAVLDTLMDDLYIKSLDGFLYVLSQEGDIVYLSENVCQYLGLTQVELMGQSIYEYTHPCDHDEIREQLADKQGSTSASRDHHSFLLRLKCTLTDKGKTVNLKSAVYKALQCTAHKEWIETINLSTSAKTLYLVVVACPIPHPSNIEHPLDSKTFVSRHNLDMTFTDCDERIEELLGYNVSQVEGHSFYKFIHAGDNQVVEKNLKNLYAKGQSVIGRYRFLAKVGGYAWMSTEATIIYHNKSCKPQCIVCIHYMISDVEKEEEIVSLQQEVENSKTKPTASKQTNESPFLYWSPHQNKTIELDPNELDSLAPTPGEEFVPLFSSAMKDGETCLSREGSVNYSDMMDGLGDNFMDFNPFAPMDFESEDKQMSPQEVNIDQDQTDILPKKDQIVSTEQYISIEDSNMDELGMNAPLILDEECQFTTDMLTDLDGVCWNSWKEVNPFSLPMTGSVEDTVCERANIMPDTPYIDRLNTSLSKMTGLSRSMPNMSVGPASTKNDDFSRPIPTPDIATNQMFSPDNCLGIQQNISDQRNIPPDILQELPGYNGIQASQTAPRQMTMQELQILSPTPQMESQISPQPLLMLSQISPSHTLSQVSSQSPQMPSKIFQTTPPHMLLKTSKPQSSLTSPQMSPVLRQLPSEGSPLISQISTGQVSPVPIMSPIISQQGSPIISQQGSQIVPPSVLSTSTSGMMLSFPYFLLNYQSEKRPCPDRKASANLPQSDLRILKRKISIDANPIQAKLFAKAAKNKETLVKKEREPNKRNCPIDKQTVSTVDLNAWADIRNQSEYSTVGSNLTHSKLLQQVAMKANESSKNTPRSPPPSLFSTMSIASLISSSSQLDSIPLINQYDAEVNAPITSSCLLQGDELLKALDQSKGDN, translated from the exons AAATGTGTATGAGAAACAAGGAGAATGATTCAAAGGCTGTGCTAGACACATTAATGGATGATTTATATATCAAGTCACTGGATGGCTTTCTTTATGTCCTGTCACAAGAAGGTGATATTGTTTACCTGTCTGAAAATGTGTGCCAGTATCTTGGGTTGACGCag GTTGAATTGATGGGCCAAAGTATTTATGAGTACACACATCCATGTGATCATGATGAGATTCGTGAACAATTAGCCGATAAGCAAGGATCAACATCGGCTTCAAGAGATCATCACAGCTTCCTCCTTCGTCTGAAATGCACTCTGACCGACAAAGGCAAAACAGTTAATCTGAAGTCGGCAGTCTACAAA GCTCTCCAGTGCACTGCTCACAAAGAGTGGATTGAGACCATCAATTTGTCAACATCTGCAAAAACGTTATATCTTGTTGTCGTGGCATGTCCTATTCCACACCCATCCAACATTGAACATCCGCTggacagtaaaacatttgtttccAGACACAACCTTGACATGACATTCACAGATTGTGATGAAAG AATTGAGGAGCTGTTAGGATACAATGTATCACAAGTGGAAGGTCATTCCTTTTACAAATTCATCCATGCAGGTGATAACCAAGTTGTAGAGAAGAATTTAAAGAATT tatatGCCAAAGGACAATCTGTGATTGGTCGATATCGGTTTCTGGCTAAAGTTGGTGGCTATGCATGGATGAGCACAGAAGCAACAATCATATACCATAACAAGTCGTGCAAACCGCAGTGCATTGTGTGTATCCATTATATGATAAG tGATGTAGAAAAAGAGGAGGAGATTGTGTCATTACAACAAGAAGTTGAAAATTCAAAGACAAAACCAACAGCAAGCAAACAAACTAATGAAAGTCCCTTTTTGTACTGGAGTCCACACCAGAACAAGACGA TTGAGTTGGATCCTAATGAACTAGATTCACTGGCGCCCACACCTGGGGAAGAATTTGTGCCACTTTTCAGTTCAGCGATGAAAG ATGGTGAGACGTGTTTAAGCAGAGAAGGATCTGTAAACTACTCCGATATGATGGATGGTCTTGGTGATAACTTTATGGACTTCAATCCATTTGCTCCTATGGATTTTGAGAGTGAAGACAAACAGATGTCACCACAG GAAGTAAACATTGACCAGGACCAAACTGATATCCTTCCTAAGAAAGACCAGATTGTGTCAACAGAACAATACATATCAATTGAG GATTCAAACATGGATGAGCTTGGCATGAATGCGCCTCTAATTCTAGATGAAGAATGTCAGTTTACCACCGACATGTTGACAGACTTGGATGGAGTATGTTGGAACAGTTGGAAGGAGGTTAATCCATTTTCTCTTCCTATGAC GGGGTCTGTTGAAGACACTGTTTGTGAGAGAGCTAATATCATGCCTGATACGCCATATATTGACCGTTTGAATACTTCTTTGAGTAAAATGACTGGTTTAAGTCGGAGCATGCCAAACATGTCGGTTGGTCCTGCAAGTACAAAGAACGATGACTTTTCAAGACCAATTCCAACTCCTGATATTGCCACCAACCAGATGTTCTCACCAGATAACTGTCTTGGGATCCAACAGAACATAAGTGATCAAAGAAATATTCCTCCAGATATATTGCAGGAACTACCAGGATACAATGGAATACAGGCATCACAAACAGCACCCAGACAAATGACTATGCAAGAATTGCAGATACTATCGCCAACACCACAGATGGAATCACAAATCTCACCCCAGCCATTGTTGATGTTATCACAGATATCACCATCACATACGTTATCACAGGTCTCCTCACAATCACCACAGATGCCATCAAAAATATTTCAGACCACACCACCACACATGTTGCTGAAAACATCAAAGCCACAATCATCTTTGACATCACCACAAATGTCACCGGTCTTAAGACAACTGCCATCAGAAGGCTCACCACTAATTTCTCAGATCTCAACAGGGCAGGTTTCACCAGTGCCGATCATGTCACCAATTATCTCGCAACAAGGGTCTCCAATCATCTCACAACAAGGGTCACAGATCGTTCCTCCGTCGGTACTCTCTACATCAACATCCGGAATGATGCTGTCGTTTCCTTATTTTCTGTTGAACTATCAATCGGAAAAAAGACCTTGCCCGGATCGGAAAGCAAGCGCGAACCTACCACAATCAGACTTAAGAATACTGAAGCGCAAAATTAGCATTGATGCTAACCCAATACAAGCTAAATTGTTCGCAAAAGCAGCTAAAAATAAAGAGACATTGGTGAAAAAAGAACGGGAACCAAATAAAAGGAATTGTCCTATTG ataaacaaACTGTGAGTACAGTAGACTTGAACGCATGGGCAGATATTCGTAACCAATCAGAGTACAGCACAGTCGGTAGCAATCTTACTCATTCAAAGCTGTTACAACAAGTAGCCATGAAAGCG AATGAATCATCAAAGAACACTCCACGTTCACCACCTCCATCATTGTTCAGCACAATGTCGATTGCGAGCCTCATCAGCTCGTCTTCTCAGCTTGACTCCATACCGCTGATCAACCAATACGATGCCGAGGTAAACGCACCTATCACCTCCTCCTGTCTGCTCCAAGGGGATGAACTTCTCAAAGCTCTTGACCAATCAAAAGGGGACAATTAA